A region of the Cucurbita pepo subsp. pepo cultivar mu-cu-16 chromosome LG14, ASM280686v2, whole genome shotgun sequence genome:
TGAGAGAGACTTGCCAATGTCCTTATTCCATTCTCTATGTCCAAGGATGGGCCAAATCCCCCATACAcctatttttcttcatatggcttgttttatttggttgaTTTCTAAATGATGTTAAAAGTACGTCAGATTCACGTTAGTtcgagaggagaacaaagtattctAAAGGTGTGGAACTTCTCTCGAGCAAACGTATTTtgaaatcgtgaggttgacgactaTACATAATGgactaaagtggacaatatctactagtaataggcttgagcggttagaaatggtatcaaaacaaGTTATCAAACGGTGTGCCAGGGAGGACGCTGTCCCCCAAAGGgagtgtattgtgagatcccacgttggttggagaagggaatgaagtattccttataagggtgtgaaaacctcttcctaccaaacgcgttttaaaatcgtgagactgacgtcAATAcctaacgggtcaaagcggataaCATCTGCTAGCATacatgtggaaacttctccctagcatacgtgttttgagatcgtgaggttgacgacaacacataacgggccaaagtagatATTGATCTACTAGCAATAGGCTTGAACGgttagaaatggtattagaaccagTCAGCAAATTGTGTGCTAGGACACTAATCCCCACAAAAGgagtgtattgtgagatcctacattggttagagatgggaacgaagtattccttataagggtgtggaaacctcttcctaccaaacgcattttaaaaccgtgagactgacgtcAATAtctaatgggtcaaagcggataaCATCTACTAATGATAGGCTTGGACGATtagttctttaatttttgaatgatttatttaccaaaaaaaaaaaaaaaaaaaaaaaaaaaaaaaaaaaaNGACCTGAGGACAGACATTTATTATTCAGGTAACTGAACTAAAGAGGCAGATGAATTGTATGAACTGAAATGAAGTTAAAAATAAGCATGAAGGTTTAGATTCGAAGGGGCaataaaagatgaacaaaCTAAAGGTTGAGGGGCTGTGTTAAGTGTTTGAAGTGCAGGGCAAGTAATGATAACAATAATGACAGCATTGAAGGAACAAAAGCCAATGGAAAAGTTCCACTCTCTCGATATCCACAAAAGTTAAGCCACTGTAACATATGCATTATCTCATCAGGCCATTCACcatttttttatctataaatGAAAGACAAACAGCTCATACATATACGACACAAACAGTAAATTTTCAGTTTCGAAGGGGGAAGAGGGATTTGGAACCACTTAAAACCTGTATATATAACTTAACGAGGGATAATGCAAATTTGAAAAGGAACACAATAACAGGGTGGTGGTGGAAGGGAGAAGAATCAATCATGCTCACCTTGATTCCCAATGTGACAGTGCTCATCCAGGATTTGCTGAGTAGTAACTATTTGGTAATATGTGTTATCCATTAGATTATCTGCAAAAACATGGGTTTGGGAGGTTAGCAAGAGGAGCAATTTCTGAAATAAATGGAGTTTGAGAAGTGATTGGAAGCATCAACGAACCTGGTTCTTGAGTTCCCAAGAGATAGCTCTAGGTCATCTGAGCCACACTCCTCGTGaattcgttctccttcccatgGCTTCACTATTCCGGCTGTGTTGCTTCCAAATGCGAACTCTTCAGAGATCACTTCTGACATTGGAATATCTGCAGTGTGATCGGAGCCTGCGGCAATGGCAGGAGAGCAGGTCCCACTTTGACCAGGGGTCCACATGCGAGATCCTNACTTCCAGCGCCTTCCTCAGACTATTAGTCATGTAGAGTTTGAAAACAAGCATGAAGAATCTTGGTTCACGCGTAAaagggataaaaaaaaaatgtaaaaagttCACCTCACCGCAATTAGATAACCGACGCCGACGAAGGAAAGGGGCAATGGGTCAAAAGGCGACGTGAACTGTCCTTTAGTGTATGAAAAACTTATACTAGACTCCAACACCTAGATGCTCCATTTTTCATGACTGGAATTCTCAACCAGGGCCATGGATTTGCCCGCCCAAATGTACCAGAAGAATGATATAGGATGTTTAGAACAACTAATAGGGAATCTATCGAATTGGCTCAACAAATCCGAAGCTAAAAAGTGTATACTATCAACTCGAAGCTAAAGAAAGTGGTatcatcattttcatcaatatCAAAGAATGCAAACGAAAGTGAAGTCTACTTAAAGTTAACAAAACTGAAATCCAAACACTTGAAAGAAAGCTACCTTACGGTAAGTGGTACCATCNTGGAAACAAGACTAAATGTTGGAGAATTGGGTCCACCTTGAGGAATTCTAAGGCCAGCGAACCATTCTGGATTGGGAACAACGTGACGTCCAGGACTTGGTGGAGTAGAAGATGGAAGGGAGGAATAGTATTGTGCATTCCATCCTGGTAGGACAGATTGGTCTTCCCAGTCAGCTTTGAGTCGGGGCGTTCTAGCAGTTGGGGAACTCAAAGGAGGAGTAACAGGAGCACTGATGGAACCTCCATGAATATGGAGATTGGGGAGTTTAGACGAGGATGCTGAAGATGATGACGATGAAAGGTTCCTGAGCCAGGGGATTAGAAAACTGCCATCGGCATTTGGATTAGCAACATATGAAGATGATGCTGGACTTGGAAATGAAGATGAACCGGGGCTTGGATTGAAGGAAGCACAAGGACTTGGTTGGTGAGATGCGAACGGGCTTGCAGCTGCCGACCCACCAACCACATCCATACGTTCAATTGGCTTGCATCCCTGAAGATGGATGAAAAAACATTGTAGAGTATGGATGATAGGATACACTGAATTTGAAGGATTATCTACTTGAGCCAGTTACAAtcgaaaagaagaatgaatacTGAAAATCAAGCAAAAATCATCAAGGTGTATAGAAAAACATTATCGATCATTTCAATCCAAGTTCACCCCACTCAAGCTATAAACAGTTTATGCCACAACATTGTATGATCCCAATATTCCCCATTTCTCTAGTGTCCAAGATACAAAATGTCTGCAGAAAATCACACCCCAAGCCGTGAGGAACTCATAAATTCATCCATGGTAGCAGTCTAAAAGTGGCGTACATGAAACTAGAATCCCAATGCCCAGGCATGCGGTGGTTGACCACCAAAATTTCACAGACTACAAGAGTATGGTCCAATTTACCGCACGAATATGGCTGGCAGTGAGAATGCATTTTGGTCTAATATCTCCACTGCATAATCGAGCCGGTAATTCTCTCAAAATTCATGTATAACTTGCTAGGTTGTAGTTTGAAATATGATGAAGGGAGGAGTTGTTTTATGGACGAAAATAGCTACACGGTgccaagaaagaagaaaaaagataccACCCATGTCATGATCCANGAGGAGTTGTTTTATGGACGAAAATAGCTACACGGGgccaagaaagaagaaaaaagataccACCCATGTCATGATCCATACGTACTAATTGCTGGAGAGAGATACTAACAGAATGAAATGTGGACTACGGAAAATACATAAGACCCGAGGCCAAGAGCTACTCAACAGGCTATAGATGTCAGCGAGTACTTTACTTCCTGaaccaaaaattaatgaaactgCAGAAATCAATAAAAGAAGGAATCCGTCACGGGAAATAGGGGCAGAGCCAACtccaaaaggaaaggaaagagaCAGAGCTGAAAAAGGCACTGTTTGCGTCGCAAACTTgccattgaaaaagaaaagcaaaaagagaaagatcCCTCTGACTAAACCTGCCCCCGTAGAAAGGAAGAACAGTTAGTAGGCTAAATACCAGCCAAAACCCTCAAAATCACAGATCCATATGGTAGAGCTTAAAAAATGGAGGACGGCACCTCCTCGAGATCTGCGTAGTTCCAGCGCCTCCCTCAGACTACTAGTCATGTAGAGTTTGAAAACAAGCATGAAGAATCTTGGTTCACGCGTAAaagggataaaaaaaaatgtaaaaagttCACCTCACCGCAATTAGATAACCGACGCCGACGAAGGAAAGGGGCAATGGGTCAAAAAGGCGACGTGAACTGTCCTTTAGTGTATGAAAAACTTATACTAGACTCCAACACCTAGATGCTCCATTTTTCATGACTGGAATTCTCAACCAGGGCCATGGATTTGCCCGCCCAAATGTACCAGAAGAATGATATAGGATGTTTAGAACAACTAATAAGGAATCTATCGAATTGGCTCAACAAATCCGAAGCTAAAAAGTGTATACTATCAACTCGAAGCTAAAGAAAGTGGTATCATCATTTTCATCGATATCAAAGAATGCAAACGAAAGTGAAGTCTACTTAAAGTTAACAAAACTGAAATCCAAACACTTGAAAGAAAGCTACCTTACGGTAAGTGGTACCATCAGGTTCGACGGTCCATCCCGCCTCATTGCAGAGCGCTTTAAGGACCTCATTGTTGTCGCAATGTTTGGGAAGCTTGTAGTTCCCATACATCCTGAGTCCAGCAAAGATCTTTGCTGCGATagctcttctccttctctcccTTCTCTTGTTGTTCTCCCGCTCCCTCCATGTTGGTAGCCTCGTCCCCGACGTCATCTCCACAGACACACTCTGAACCAACAAATCAAAGTCCCCACGGCTTCAACAGATAGATCAGTAAGCAATTCTTTCGAATTGCTTCCGTCTATCGCAGGAAAAACACGATTCAATTACAATCACAAACAAAACTTCACAGGAACAGACACAAATCTTCCAACAGAAATCAACTCGAGTCCAAGGATcgaaacacaaaaaaaactGACAGTGTAAAAACGTCTTTCGCAACTTCGAAGTAGACAAGTCggaaaagaaagacaaaagtCTAGAAAACGGAGAATTCCGTGAG
Encoded here:
- the LOC111810391 gene encoding BES1/BZR1 homolog protein 4-like; translation: MTSGTRLPTWRERENNKRRERRRRAIAAKIFAGLRMYGNYKLPKHCDNNEVLKALCNEAGWTVEPDGTTYRKGCKPIERMDVVGGSAAASPFASHQPSPCASFNPSPGSSSFPSPASSSYVANPNADGSFLIPWLRNLSSSSSSASSSKLPNLHIHGGSISAPVTPPLSSPTARTPRLKADWEDQSVLPGWNAQYYSSLPSSTPPSPGRHVVPNPEWFAGLRIPQGGPNSPTFSLVSXMVLESSISFSYTKGQFTSPFDPLPLSFVGVGYLIAVRRWKXGSRMWTPGQSGTCSPAIAAGSDHTADIPMSEVISEEFAFGSNTAGIVKPWEGERIHEECGSDDLELSLGNSRTR